A DNA window from Theobroma cacao cultivar B97-61/B2 chromosome 5, Criollo_cocoa_genome_V2, whole genome shotgun sequence contains the following coding sequences:
- the LOC108662016 gene encoding uncharacterized protein LOC108662016, with the protein MSIANSVGKGTRKCGTVLLDAVTFFVFLFLDLLDAILCVVYKFLDELFEGKASPCYCVNKGEQSGDCGDGERDLSETLYGRKNVFREMGFLGFARKWEHRKKRDGFVGGGRLVNRWSDCGCESCVSWMKNGCQKLHVVVKEPPQVESDDSRGESAENVIFLHGYLSSSSLWTDTVFKNLSGPVKGHYRLFAVDLLGFGRSPKPSDSMYTLNDHVEMIEKSLISPFQLNSFHLVAHSMGCIVAVALAAKYSKFVKSVTLVAPPYFPSAKDGTSTLMVLETLAGKRLWPPLAFVQSVMSWYEHVGRCFCFLCCRNHRMWERILKLLTQRRELDFMAVDFTRHTHHSAWHSMHNVICGGAKYMHDYLEILNRSRAKVRIIHGDQDPVVPLDCSVNIKMNFPAVELNIIQNADHATIILGRKKDFTENLECIWASSQM; encoded by the exons ATGTCGATTGCAAATTCAGTCGGAAAAGGGACAAGGAAATGTGGCACAGTCCTCCTTGATGCCGTTactttttttgtctttcttttcctcGACCTTCTTGATGCTATTCTTTGTGTGGTATACAAGTTTCTTGATGAGTTGTTTGAAGGTAAAGCCTCACCATGTTACTGTGTAAACAAGGGAGAGCAAAGTGGAGATTGTGGTGATGGAGAGAGGGATTTGTCAGAGACTTTGTATGGGAGGAAAAATGTATTCAGGGAAATGGGGTTTCTTggttttgcaagaaaatgggaacatagaaagaaaagagatggTTTTGTTGGTGGAGGAAGGTTGGTGAATAGGTGGTCTGATTGTGGATGTGAGTCTTGCGTTTCTTGGATGAAGAATGGTTGTCAGAAGCTTCATGTTGTTGTGAAAGAGCCACCACAAG TGGAAAGTGATGATTCAAGAGGAGAGTCAGCTGAAAATGTGATATTTTTACATGGGtacctttcttcttcctcGTTATGGACAGATACAGTTTTTAAGAATCTATCTGGACCGGTAAAGGGTCACTACAGACTTTTTGCTGTTGACCTTTTGGGATTTGGAAGAAGTCCAAAGCCAAGTGACAGTATGTATACTTTGAATGACCATGTAGAAATGATAGAAAAATCTTTAATCTCTCCATTTCAGTTGAATTCTTTCCATTTGGTAGCACATTCCATGGGTTGCATAGTTGCTGTGGCCCTAGCTGCAAAGTACTCAAAGTTTGTCAAATCAGTCACTCTTGTTGCACCT CCCTACTTCCCCTCTGCAAAAGATGGAACAAGTACTTTAATGGTGCTTGAAACACTTGCTGGGAAAAGACTGTGGCCACCATTAGCATTTGTTCAATCGGTTATGTCATGGTATGAGCATGTGGGCAGATGTTTTTGCTTCCTCTGTTGCCGGAACCATAGGATGTGGGAGAGGATTCTGAAGCTATTGACTCAAAGAAG AGAACTCGACTTCATGGCAGTAGACTTCACTAGGCATACCCATCATTCTGCTTGGCATAGCATGCATAATGTCATATGTGGAGGAGCAAAGTATATGCATGACTATCTGGAAATCTTGAATAGATCAAGAGCCAAGGTTCGTATCATCCATGGTGATCAGGACCCGGTTGTCCCATTGGACTGCAGCGTCAACATCAAGATGAACTTCCCAGCTGTAGAACTTAACATTATTCAGAATGCT